The following proteins come from a genomic window of Geitlerinema sp. PCC 9228:
- a CDS encoding WecB/TagA/CpsF family glycosyltransferase, whose protein sequence is MESRLFPPGSSVQLPKQRLLRSGVTAARLEEQVDAIVQWARHRESRNVCVANVHMLMEAYWHRAFARVLESADLVTPDGMPLVWMLRLLGFPQQDRVAGMDLFLQLCDRASQENLRVFFLGSHSAVLERMHQRLRREFPDLSIVGMEPLPFRPLTPTEDRELVQRIRDRQTQIIFLALGCPKQENWMAQHSHQLSAVTLGVGAVFPVYAGLHKRAPEWVRQVGLEWLYRLIQEPRRLWKRYAKTIPPFVWLASQQLVQTWWFRRRRDCPPASMVSVPPAKPRIGEALQQAGLLSTEQVETTLQLQNQHTQNQSSQQPSPRFGEILVQKGWVEIETVDFFAVQLPQLANHHPQHPIGYYLKSAGLLDDGKINHILQEQVHTSLRFGEIAVRKGYIKSETLNFLLQYILPAQSSDDCTAGYRSMAA, encoded by the coding sequence ATGGAAAGCAGGCTATTCCCCCCTGGGTCTTCCGTGCAACTACCGAAACAGCGCCTCCTTCGCTCTGGCGTAACGGCAGCACGTTTGGAAGAACAGGTGGATGCAATCGTACAATGGGCTCGGCACCGGGAGAGTCGCAACGTTTGCGTGGCCAACGTGCACATGCTCATGGAAGCTTACTGGCATCGGGCGTTTGCACGAGTTTTAGAAAGTGCCGATTTGGTCACACCGGATGGCATGCCGCTGGTGTGGATGTTGCGGTTGTTGGGATTCCCCCAGCAAGACCGCGTTGCCGGTATGGATTTATTTTTACAACTTTGCGATCGCGCCTCTCAAGAAAACCTCCGTGTCTTCTTCCTGGGGTCGCACAGTGCCGTTCTCGAACGCATGCACCAGCGTTTGCGTCGGGAATTTCCCGACTTATCCATCGTCGGCATGGAACCTTTACCCTTTCGACCCCTCACCCCCACCGAAGACCGGGAATTGGTGCAAAGAATTCGCGATCGCCAAACGCAAATCATCTTTTTGGCCTTGGGATGTCCCAAACAAGAAAACTGGATGGCACAGCATAGCCACCAACTCTCGGCAGTGACCCTGGGTGTAGGTGCCGTTTTTCCCGTATATGCTGGCTTGCACAAGCGCGCTCCCGAATGGGTGCGGCAAGTAGGTTTGGAGTGGCTGTATCGCCTCATTCAAGAACCGCGCCGCCTGTGGAAACGCTACGCCAAAACCATTCCCCCGTTTGTGTGGCTAGCCAGCCAGCAATTGGTACAAACCTGGTGGTTTCGCCGCCGTAGAGATTGCCCACCAGCATCAATGGTATCTGTTCCCCCAGCCAAACCCAGAATTGGCGAAGCCCTCCAACAAGCTGGTTTGCTCTCTACCGAGCAAGTAGAGACCACCCTCCAGCTGCAAAACCAGCACACCCAAAACCAATCTTCCCAACAACCTTCTCCCCGGTTCGGTGAAATTCTGGTCCAGAAAGGATGGGTGGAAATAGAAACCGTGGACTTTTTTGCCGTGCAGCTACCGCAACTAGCCAACCATCATCCCCAACATCCCATTGGCTACTATCTCAAATCAGCCGGCTTGCTCGACGACGGCAAAATTAACCATATCCTTCAAGAACAAGTCCACACCAGCCTGCGTTTTGGCGAAATCGCCGTACGCAAAGGTTATATCAAATCAGAAACCCTCAATTTTCTCTTACAATATATTCTTCCCGCCCAAAGTAGCGACGATTGCACGGCGGGGTATCGTTCCATGGCAGCGTAG
- a CDS encoding tyrosine-protein kinase domain-containing protein, whose amino-acid sequence MNAQSPSQLLKMSEASQFDDSDEGGLDLERVLRAIRRRVWLIAGSTTILAAVAAYDAITEVPVFQARFELLTKPVTLESQIISSANPETLSNREEIVGVKVDEVKLKILKSPDALDPIVKKLQDEYPQISYGTIAKNLDIKQAGGNTDILVVSYRHTNPQLVQAVLESLSQAYLNYSLQTRQRDINRGIDFLEDQLPLLRSRVEARQQDLQTLRTQYNLVDPTTTGQQLSTQVSGFTQNLLDTQLQLKETQAQYQALQQQLANNPITEITAPALKENTRYQTLLARYREIEQQRAESSTLFLEASPEQQLLQDKQAQLLPLLQQEGERTLQELASQIDQLRSRERILENTIERLNQQIKQLSAIDREYTEIQRQLKIATENLNQFLTKREAFRLDAAQKEVPWQLLTPPSPPHSSTASIRKNAVLGAALGMMVGLGLVLLLDWLRNVLHTPKELKNVAKLPLLGVIPKEKGLEKAPVARAEVAAAPSAAIIRAGDPSGPSAQYQCSKTLLFLEAFRSLCTNIRLLGHDLSIFSFVVSSAMPQEGKTTVAFYLAQAAGTMDRRVLLVDANLRHANLHQHLGLDNTQGLTEVIAQDLDPYQAIQKSPLEENLFVLPAGSVPLDPVRLLASHKMQELMDKLQAAFDLVVYDAPSLLGCADAHLLGNHTSGILLVAGLGRVKGPRLQEALEELRLARTPVLGMVANGATPSHDACSITAYSTPDTGGNRTSGSSETSENATQSHSQTLQTWYDPQKSRSVAENPVRAWLQKWRQK is encoded by the coding sequence ATGAACGCACAATCCCCTTCTCAACTGCTCAAAATGTCGGAAGCTTCTCAATTTGACGATAGCGATGAAGGTGGCTTGGATCTAGAACGGGTGCTACGAGCCATTCGCCGCCGCGTCTGGCTCATCGCAGGCAGTACTACAATTTTAGCAGCTGTGGCTGCCTACGACGCAATCACCGAAGTTCCCGTATTTCAAGCACGCTTCGAACTGCTTACCAAACCAGTGACCCTAGAAAGCCAAATTATTTCCTCCGCCAACCCGGAAACCCTCAGCAATCGCGAAGAGATTGTCGGGGTCAAAGTAGACGAAGTGAAATTAAAAATTCTTAAAAGTCCCGACGCGCTCGATCCCATTGTAAAAAAACTGCAAGACGAGTATCCCCAAATCAGTTACGGAACCATTGCCAAAAACCTCGACATCAAACAAGCCGGCGGTAACACCGATATTTTGGTGGTTTCCTACCGCCATACCAACCCGCAATTGGTCCAAGCTGTTTTGGAATCTCTCTCGCAAGCATATCTCAACTACAGCTTGCAAACGCGGCAACGGGATATCAACCGCGGTATCGACTTTTTGGAAGACCAGCTACCGCTACTGCGCAGCCGCGTGGAAGCCAGACAGCAAGACTTGCAAACCTTGCGGACGCAATACAACTTGGTGGATCCTACCACCACCGGCCAGCAGCTCTCCACTCAGGTAAGTGGTTTTACCCAAAATCTTTTGGATACCCAACTGCAGCTGAAGGAAACGCAAGCACAATACCAAGCCTTGCAGCAACAACTGGCGAATAACCCAATTACCGAAATCACCGCACCGGCTTTGAAAGAAAATACCCGCTATCAAACCCTGCTGGCGCGCTATCGGGAAATCGAGCAGCAACGAGCTGAGTCCTCGACCTTATTTTTAGAAGCTAGTCCCGAACAGCAATTGTTGCAGGACAAACAAGCCCAGTTATTGCCCCTGCTGCAGCAAGAAGGAGAACGTACGCTCCAGGAACTAGCCAGTCAAATTGACCAGTTGCGATCGCGCGAGCGGATTTTAGAAAATACCATCGAACGCCTCAACCAGCAAATCAAACAGCTGTCGGCTATCGACCGGGAGTATACGGAAATTCAACGACAGTTAAAAATTGCCACGGAAAACCTCAACCAATTTCTGACCAAACGAGAGGCGTTCCGTTTGGATGCCGCCCAAAAAGAAGTTCCCTGGCAGTTGCTGACCCCACCCAGCCCTCCCCACTCGTCCACAGCTAGTATCCGCAAAAATGCCGTTTTGGGTGCTGCTTTGGGTATGATGGTGGGATTGGGATTGGTCCTATTGCTGGATTGGTTGCGCAACGTACTGCATACGCCGAAGGAACTGAAAAATGTGGCCAAACTGCCTTTGCTGGGGGTAATTCCCAAGGAAAAAGGATTGGAGAAAGCGCCGGTGGCCCGTGCCGAAGTGGCGGCGGCACCCAGTGCTGCCATCATCCGTGCTGGCGATCCTAGCGGTCCCAGCGCTCAGTATCAATGTAGCAAGACGCTGCTGTTTTTGGAGGCGTTTCGTTCTCTGTGTACCAACATTCGCCTGTTGGGACACGATTTGTCTATTTTTTCCTTTGTGGTCAGTTCCGCAATGCCACAGGAAGGAAAGACTACGGTGGCTTTTTATTTGGCACAAGCAGCCGGCACCATGGACCGGCGGGTTTTGCTAGTGGATGCCAATTTGCGCCATGCCAATTTGCACCAGCATTTGGGATTGGACAATACCCAGGGACTTACGGAGGTCATTGCCCAAGATTTGGACCCCTATCAAGCCATCCAAAAATCGCCTTTGGAGGAAAATTTATTCGTGCTGCCAGCGGGGTCGGTTCCTCTAGATCCGGTACGCTTGCTGGCTTCCCATAAGATGCAAGAGTTGATGGATAAGTTGCAGGCGGCGTTTGATTTGGTGGTGTACGACGCGCCTTCGCTGTTGGGATGTGCTGATGCTCACCTGCTGGGCAATCACACCAGCGGCATTTTGCTGGTGGCTGGTTTGGGTCGGGTCAAAGGTCCGCGCCTGCAGGAAGCTTTGGAAGAGCTGCGTTTGGCTCGAACGCCGGTGTTGGGCATGGTGGCTAATGGGGCCACTCCCAGCCACGATGCCTGTTCCATTACGGCTTATTCCACTCCCGATACCGGTGGAAATCGGACTTCTGGAAGCTCGGAAACTTCGGAAAATGCCACCCAAAGCCATTCCCAAACCCTGCAAACGTGGTACGACCCCCAGAAATCGAGGTCAGTGGCGGAAAATCCAGTCCGGGCTTGGTTGCAAAAATGGCGGCAAAAGTAA
- a CDS encoding SLBB domain-containing protein, with the protein MQRIVGQHLMRSAAYAVLVWGVTASLVLFGSGGRAQVPPLFPERETATPPSPNPNFPNIDLENHTHPFPGNDRGEASHHRPYTLGAGDRIQIDIFEVPQYSGQREILVGGNLQLPPIGTITVEGLTLEAAASAIAAAYEEARILRNPRVTVTLTTPRPLRIGIAGEIQRPGSYTLEFNGSQFPTLTQAIQTAGGITQAADLRQVQVRSCCSDGQTITVNLWQLLQTGNLQSDIPLRDGDTIVIPTSNQIDIAESNQLAAASFASDRAEPIDIAVLGEVRRPGPHAVAGEGGPGGKPTVTEALQAAGGIQPLADIRNIQVRRTAKNGTTQTIQVNLMKLLQDSQLQQDLILQDGDTVVVPTVPETNLAEISRLRSASFAPAQTQPINVDVLGEVRRPGPHTVTGQGGPEGAPTVTQALQVAGGIDTQANIRQIQVRRQTSSGEQRTLTVNLWKLLQAEDTSQDIVLQEGDTIVVPTARELRPEETTQLAAASFAPETVKINIVGEVRRPGALQLPPNTPLNQALLAAGGFNNRAKTGSVDLIRLQPNGTVTQREIAVDFEQGVDEEKNPVLRSNDTIIVGRSFLASVGDVLDTTLGPINRVLSILGLPARLSDVVDTLQMD; encoded by the coding sequence ATGCAACGTATTGTTGGCCAACATCTTATGCGGTCTGCTGCTTATGCTGTGCTGGTTTGGGGGGTCACTGCTTCCCTCGTACTGTTCGGTTCCGGAGGACGCGCGCAAGTGCCACCTCTTTTCCCAGAAAGGGAAACTGCCACCCCACCCAGTCCCAATCCCAACTTTCCCAACATCGATCTGGAAAACCACACCCATCCCTTCCCAGGGAACGATCGCGGCGAGGCTTCCCACCACCGTCCCTACACCCTAGGGGCCGGCGATCGCATTCAAATCGATATTTTTGAAGTTCCCCAATACAGCGGCCAGCGGGAAATCCTCGTCGGTGGCAACCTGCAACTGCCTCCCATCGGTACCATCACCGTGGAAGGACTGACCCTAGAAGCCGCCGCCAGCGCGATCGCTGCAGCCTACGAAGAAGCCAGAATTTTGCGCAATCCGCGAGTCACCGTTACCCTGACCACCCCCCGTCCCTTGCGAATTGGCATCGCCGGAGAAATCCAACGTCCCGGTTCCTACACCCTAGAATTCAACGGGTCTCAGTTCCCCACCCTCACCCAAGCCATTCAAACCGCCGGTGGTATCACCCAGGCAGCCGACCTGCGGCAGGTGCAAGTACGCAGCTGTTGCTCCGATGGTCAAACCATCACCGTCAACCTGTGGCAACTGTTGCAAACCGGTAACTTACAAAGCGACATTCCCCTGCGAGACGGCGACACCATTGTCATTCCCACCAGCAACCAAATCGACATCGCAGAAAGCAACCAACTGGCCGCTGCCAGCTTCGCCAGCGATCGCGCAGAACCGATAGATATCGCCGTCTTAGGAGAAGTGCGCCGTCCCGGACCCCATGCCGTAGCTGGAGAAGGCGGTCCTGGAGGCAAACCCACCGTCACCGAAGCCTTACAAGCCGCCGGTGGCATTCAACCCCTCGCCGACATTCGCAACATTCAAGTTCGCCGCACCGCCAAAAACGGTACCACGCAAACCATTCAAGTCAATTTAATGAAACTGCTACAGGACTCGCAACTGCAGCAAGATTTAATTTTACAAGACGGCGATACAGTGGTCGTACCGACAGTTCCGGAAACCAACCTAGCAGAAATCTCCCGGCTGCGTTCTGCCAGCTTTGCCCCCGCACAAACCCAACCCATCAACGTCGATGTTTTAGGGGAAGTACGCCGTCCCGGTCCCCACACGGTCACCGGTCAGGGAGGTCCAGAAGGCGCTCCCACGGTTACGCAAGCCTTACAAGTCGCCGGCGGTATTGACACCCAAGCAAACATCCGCCAAATCCAAGTCCGTCGCCAAACCAGCAGCGGCGAACAACGAACGCTAACCGTCAATCTTTGGAAACTGTTACAAGCTGAAGATACCAGCCAAGATATTGTCTTGCAGGAGGGAGATACTATCGTGGTTCCTACTGCCAGGGAATTGCGACCGGAAGAAACCACCCAGCTAGCTGCCGCCAGTTTTGCTCCCGAGACGGTGAAGATCAATATTGTGGGGGAAGTGCGGCGTCCTGGTGCCTTGCAGCTGCCTCCCAATACTCCCCTCAATCAAGCCTTGCTAGCAGCCGGTGGCTTTAACAACCGCGCCAAAACCGGTTCGGTAGATTTGATACGCCTGCAACCCAACGGGACGGTGACCCAGCGGGAAATTGCGGTGGATTTCGAGCAAGGGGTGGATGAGGAGAAAAATCCGGTATTGCGCAGCAACGATACCATTATTGTGGGTCGTTCGTTTCTAGCCAGCGTCGGCGATGTATTGGATACTACCCTAGGTCCCATCAACCGTGTCTTAAGCATTTTGGGACTGCCGGCTCGCTTATCAGATGTGGTGGACACTTTGCAAATGGATTGA